From Deltaproteobacteria bacterium, one genomic window encodes:
- a CDS encoding SurA N-terminal domain-containing protein yields MLVPGRTAAAGIMTRRRVVWSLAAMLMLAAFIAGALAMAMGTGRSATPTADSGVESAIVARVNGVPITIAELERAMAALRESSRGNNFAAWRARVLDSLINAELFRQAARARDGDDTAPPEAVRDAIEDARAESFAQPSNAKEAGVDLSAGHFVDRDEYKRDLSVTRETARRYRERVEALRRSANLEVDETALAAAGIRPR; encoded by the coding sequence GTGCTGGTACCCGGACGTACCGCCGCTGCCGGCATCATGACGCGCCGCCGAGTCGTTTGGTCGCTCGCCGCGATGCTGATGCTCGCAGCCTTCATCGCGGGTGCGTTGGCGATGGCGATGGGGACCGGCCGATCGGCGACACCGACGGCGGATAGCGGCGTCGAGAGCGCGATCGTGGCGCGCGTGAACGGTGTGCCGATCACGATTGCCGAACTGGAGCGCGCGATGGCCGCACTTCGGGAATCGTCGCGTGGGAATAATTTCGCCGCGTGGCGCGCCCGTGTGCTGGATTCCCTCATCAACGCTGAACTGTTTCGGCAGGCTGCGCGAGCCCGCGATGGCGACGATACCGCGCCGCCGGAAGCCGTGCGCGACGCGATCGAAGACGCCCGGGCCGAGAGCTTCGCTCAACCCTCGAACGCAAAGGAAGCGGGCGTCGATTTGTCAGCCGGCCATTTCGTCGATCGGGACGAATACAAGCGCGACCTGAGTGTCACGCGCGAAACGGCCCGCCGGTATCGCGAGCGTGTCGAGGCGCTGCGCCGGAGTGCAAACCTCGAGGTCGATGAGACCGCTCTGGCAGCGGCGGGTATCCGTCCGAGATGA